Proteins encoded by one window of Zerene cesonia ecotype Mississippi chromosome 6, Zerene_cesonia_1.1, whole genome shotgun sequence:
- the LOC119840497 gene encoding rhodanese domain-containing protein CG4456-like has translation MVDPVRVVSYEDMLKVIYQPEKVIIDVRNPDEIESTGKIPSSINIPLNTMQDALTMMSEEEFKKQYQRPKPSPSDELIFYCRSGQRSSEALNRAIKLGYSKSKTYLGSWNDWSSRQK, from the exons atggtaGACCCAGTTAGAGTTGTTAGTTACGAAGAtatgttaaaagttatttatcaaCCAGAGAAAGTAATAATCGATGTTCGTAATCCAGATGAAATTGAATCTACTGGAAAAATCCCATCGAGTATAAATATACCAT TGAATACCATGCAAGATGCACTCACTATGATGTCTGAAGAGGAattcaaaaaacaatatcaGCGGCCTAAACCGTCTCCATCAGATGagctaattttttattgccGCTCTGGCCAGCGCTCTTCCGAAGCATTAAACAGGGCAATAAAATTAGGGTATTCAAA ATCTAAAACCTATTTGGGCAGCTGGAATGACTGGTCAAGCAGgcagaaataa
- the LOC119840356 gene encoding peroxiredoxin-2 codes for MKLLEIAVIFLIYFTSRSFSTLFESDSCYSFGSGNVFPGGARRIDHKLQFTKAMISKPAPEWEATAVVNGEITQLSLSSFKGKYLVFFFYPLDFTFVCPTEILAFSERVEEFRKINTEVVACSVDSHFTHLAWINTPRKEGGLGKINIPLLSDLTHTIAKDYGVYLEDLGHTLRGLFIIDDKGILRQITMNDLPVGRSVDETLRLVQAFQYTDNHGEVCPAGWRPGQDTIIPNPDEKKKYFEKVSKN; via the exons atgaaattgttagAAATAGCAGTCATATTTCTAATATACTTTACTTCCAGAAGTTTTTCAACCCTCTTTGAATCAGATTCGTGCTATTCCTTCGGTAGCGGCAATGTTTTTCCCGGCGGCGCCAGAAGAATTGAtcataaattgcaatttacCAAAGCAATGA tttcaaaaCCGGCTCCTGAGTGGGAGGCAACTGCTGTTGTTAATGGAGAAATCACGCAACTATCTCTATCAAGctttaaaggaaaatatttagtGTTTTTCTTCTATCCCTTGGACTT tacATTTGTATGTCCAACGGAAATTTTGGCATTTTCCGAAAGAGTTGAAGAattcagaaaaataaatacagaagtAGTTGCCTGTTCTGTGGACTCCCATTTCACTCATTTAGCTTGGATTAATACTCCAAGAAAGGAGGGAGGTCTTGGTAAAATTAACATCCCACTTTTGAGTGACTTGACTCACACAATAGCTAAAGACTATGGAGTATATTTGGAAGATTTAGGACACACATTGAGAGGACTCTTTATCATTGATGACAAAGGAATATTAAGACAGATTACAATGAATGACTTGCCTGTGGGTAGATCAGTTGATGAAACTTTAAGATTAGTACAAGCATTCCAGTATACGGATAATCATGGAGAGGTGTGCCCTGCTGGTTGGAGGCCAGGACAAGATACT ATCATTCCCAATCCAGACGAAAAGAAGAAGTACTTTGAGAAGGTgtctaaaaattaa
- the LOC119840496 gene encoding rhodanese domain-containing protein CG4456-like — protein sequence MLGRCLYRQMFASYKLITLTANHNILSYSYKASVIRVNGSLNKLDLCLHRSYSEKSKIEDVTVDFEHVKKATSNDNVYIIDVREPDEVKEYGSIPNSVNIPLGSVTPALSTMSDDEFAKVFKRQKPSENTEIIFYCMIGKRSGMAQQNAINLGYKNVKNYLGSWTDWAHKTQ from the exons atgttgggACGTTGCCTTTATCGTCAAATGTTTgcatcttataaattaattacactgACTGCCAATCATAATATACTTTCGTACTCGTACAAAGCATCTGTAATAC GTGTCAATGGTTCtcttaataaattagatttatgCCTTCATCGCTCATATTcagaaaaatctaaaattgaaGATGTGACTGTAGATTTTGAACATGTTAAAAAGGCAACTTCTAatgataatgtttatattattgatgtcAGGGAACCTGATGAAGTCAAAGAGTATGGAAGCATTCCTAACAGTGTGAATATACCCT TAGGAAGTGTGACTCCTGCATTAAGCACTATGTCTGATGATGAATTTGCAAAAGTATTCAAAAGGCAGAAACCCTCTGAGAACAcagaaatcattttttattgtatgattgGCAAGAGGTCCGGTATGGCTCAGCAAAATGCTATTAACTTGGgatataaaaa TGTCAAGAATTATCTCGGAAGTTGGACAGATTGGGCtcacaaaacacaataa